Proteins encoded by one window of Vitis vinifera cultivar Pinot Noir 40024 chromosome 10, ASM3070453v1:
- the SIRK gene encoding inward rectifying shaker-like K+ channel (The RefSeq protein has 7 substitutions compared to this genomic sequence) has product MSFSCAKAFFQRFCVEEFQMERTSLGSVFSSHLLPSLGARINQATKLQKHIISPFSPRYRAWEMLLIILVIYSAWICPFEFGFLPYKQDALFIFDNIVNGFFAIDIVLTFFVAYLDTETYLLVDDAKKIAIRYISTWFIFDVCSTAPFEAFSLLFTKHNSGLGYKALNMLRLWRLRRVSSLFARLEKDIRFNYFWIRCIKLTSVTLFAVHCAGCFNYLIADRYPDPERTWIGAVYPNFKEENLWDRYVTSIYWSITTLTTTGYGDLHAENPREMLFDIFYMLFNLGLTSYLIGNMTNLVVHWTSRTRDFRDTVRSASEFATRNQLPPRIQDQMLSHLCLKFKTEGLKQQDTLNGLPRAIRSSIAHYLFFPIAQNVYLFQGVSQDFLFQLVSEVEAEYFPPREDVILQKEASTDIYILVSGAVDLIAYIDGHDQILGKAVAGDVFGEIGVLCYRPQSLTVRTSELSQILRLSRTSLMNAIQANMEDGPIIMNHLFKKLKGLESSGFTDPHMDPDSILREWIDGVPPGGSLSHAGCHDQSPHGDPSIQEARDIGLLGSEATKKSKADKAHESTGCGIDANSAAEDGQTALHVAVCNGHLEMVRILLERGANVNKKDARGWTPKALAEQEGKKSIYDLLLSYENRRLLDEHKIHFIGSDAADCCTSQGLHTRTGGPNFHNSQFKKVSTNSNSGSPSPPGNKDVMTLTKRRVTIHRQFQNASTSQGQLGKLIILPDSIEELLQIAGQKFGGYNPTKVVSAGNAEIDDISVIRDGDHLFLLQNENGTTITMLPNGY; this is encoded by the exons atGTCGTTTTCTTGTGCAAAAGCCTTCTTCCAACGGTTTTGTGTTGAAGAGTTCCAAATGGAGAGAACTAGCCTAGGTTCCGTCTTCTCTAGTCATCTCCTCCCATCTCTTGGGGCCAGAATCAACCAGGCAACAAAGCTTCAAAAACACATAATTTCTCCTTTCAGTCCCCGTTACAG GGCTTGGGAAATGTTGCTGATTATTCTGGTCATCTACTCTGCCTGGATCTGCCCATTTGAGTTTGGATTTCTGCCCTACAAGCAAGACGCGCTTTTCATCTTCGATAACATTGTCAATGGCTTCTTCGCCATCGATATCGTTCTCACTTTCTTTGTAGCATATCTCGACACAGAAACTTATCTTCTTGTTGATGATGCCAAGAAAATTGCAATCAG GTACATATCTACCTGGTTTATCTTCGATGTCTGTTCGACAGCGCCATTTGAAGCTTTCAGCCTCCTGTTCACAAAGCATAACAGTGGACTCGGCTATAAAGCACTCAACATGCTCAGGCTCTGGCGACTGAGACGAGTCAGCTCCCTGTTTGCAAG ACTAGAGAAGGACATCCGGTTTAACTACTTCTGGATTCGATGCATAAAGCTCACTTCT GTAACTCTGTTTGCAGTACACTGTGCTGGATGCTTTAACTATCTGATTGCAGATAGATACCCGGATCCAGAACGAACCTGGATTGGTGCAGTCTATCCAAATTTCAAAGAAGAGAACCTCTGGGACAGATATGTAACTTCAATTTACTGGTCTATTACTACACTAACTACTACTGGTTATGGAGACTTGCATGCTGAGAACCCAAGAGAGATgctgtttgatattttttacatgctattcAACTTGGGATTAACATCTTACCTCATTGGGAACATGACCAATCTTGTTGTTCACTGGACCAGCCGGACCAGAGATTTT AGGGATACAGTCAGGTCTGCTTCAGAGTTTGCAACAAGGAATCAATTGCCCCCACGCATTCAGGATCAGATGCTGTCGCACTTATGTCTCAAGTTCAAAACAGAAGGATTGAAACAACAAGACACTTTGAATGGCCTGCCAAGAGCCATTCGCTCCAGCATTGCACACTATCTCTTCTTCCCTATCGCTCAAAATGTCTATCTTTTCCAGGGTGTTTCTCAGGACTTCCTTTTCCAACTG GTTTCTGAAGTGGAGGCTGAGTATTTCCCACCTAGAGAAGATGTGATTCTACAGAAGGAGGCTCCAACagatatatatattcttgtctcGGGAGCGGTG GATTTGATAGCATATATTGACGGACATGATCAG ATTCTCGGAAAGGCTGTTGCAGGGGATGTGTTTGGAGAGATTGGGGTTTTATGTTATAGGCCACAATCGTTAACAGTCCGGACCTCTGAGCTTTCTCAGATACTAAGATTAAGCAGAACTTCACTGATGAACGCAATCCAAGCAAATATGGAAGATGGACAAATTATTATGAACAATCTTTTCAAG AAACTGAAAGGGCTAGAAAGCTCAGGCTTTACAGACCCACATATGGACCCAGAGTCCATCCTCAGAGAATGGATTGATGGAGTACCACCAGGAGGAAGCCTTTCCCATGCTGGATGTCATGATCAATCACCACATGGAGATCCATCAATACAAGAAGCAAGGGACATAGGTTTACTGGGATCAGAAGCTACAAAGAAGAGTAAAGCAGACAAAGCTCATGAGTCGACTGGATGCGGGATCGATGCAAATTCAGCAGCTGAGGATGGCCAAACGGCTCTTCATGTTGCTGTCTGCAACGGGCATCTTGAAATGGTTAGAATTCTGCTAGAAAGAGGAGCAAATGTGAACAAAAAGGATGCTAGAGGGTGGACCCCAAAAGCTTTAGCGgaacaagaaggaaaaaaaagcatatatgacctcttactaagttatgaaaaTAGAAGGTTATTAGATGAAcacaaaattcattttattggGTCAGGCGCAGCTGACTGTTGTACTAGTCAAGGTCTACATACAAGAACGGGGGGGCCCAATTTTCACAACTCTCAATTTAAAAAGGTATCCACAAATTCCAATTCAGGCAGTCCTAGCCCTCCCGGCAACAAAGATGTTATGACATTGACCAAGAGGAGAGTCACTATCCACAGACAGTTTCAAAATGCAAGTACATCACAGGGGCAGTTTGGGAAGTTGATTATTCTACCTGATTCAATAGAAGAGCTACTGCAAATTGCTG GTCAAAAGTTTGGAGGCTACAATCCCACCAAAGTCGTTAGTGCAGGGAATGCAGAAATAGATGACATAAGCGTTATCCGAGATGGGGATCATCTGTTTCTACttcaaaatgagaatgaaactACAATTACAATGTTACCTAATGGTTACTGA